Sequence from the Hamadaea flava genome:
CGCTGCCCGCCCCGTCGGAGGACACGGTCCTGCTCACCACGGCGCTCAAGCAACTGCCCCCGGCGCAGCGACAGGCGTTGGCGTTGCACTACCTGCTCGACCTGTCGGTCGCCCAGATCGCCGCCGAGACCGGGGTCAGCGAAGGCACCGTGAAGTCATGGCTGTCCCGAGGGCGGGCGGGGCTGGCCGACAGCCTCCGGGAGGAGGCCGACGCCGCCGGCCTGCGCGACGCCGGGCAGATCGCCGGGGCCGGCCGCCGCCGACGGCGTACCAAGGCGATCGCGACGGTGACCGCCGCAGGCTTGGCCGTGATCGCGGTCGTGACCCTCGCGGTGGCCGTCGTCCGCAGTACGCGTCACGACCAGCCGCTGAACCCGAGTCCTAGCACCACCGCCCACACCTTGCGGCGGCTCGGCGAGCCGCTGCCGGGGTCGAGGCAGGCCGCGGTGGAGGCGACCGTGTCCGGGGGACGGTTCTTCGTGGCGGTGGCCGACGCGCACGCCTTGACGGTGACAGCTCTGGACAGCGCGACCGGACGGCGCGTGTGGCAGCAGCAGGTGCCGGGCCGGCACGACTCGATCGGCGGCGTGGTGGCGTCAGACGGGTTCGTCGTGGTGTACGACGCGGCGATCGCCGACGACGAGAACGGCGTGATCAGCAACCAGATGAACGTCCTCGATCCCGATACCGGCGAGCTGTGGTGGCAGCGAGAGTTCGCAGATCCCGACGGCAATGGCCCCGGGCTCGGCGAAGCTCCGATGGGCACGGCCCGTGAGGTCGCACTCGTCGGTGAGGTGAACAGCGGCAAGCTGACCGCATTGAACTGGCGCACGGGAACGGTGCGCTGGACGTTGCCCGGCGACGGCTCACGGACGATCGGTGAAGTGGTCACGCGGGAGGACGGCTACTCAGGCTTCGGCGATTCCCAGTACGACGCCACCGCCTTGACGTCGGTGCTCCGGTTGAGCCCGTCCGGGGAACTACGGAGGTACTCGCTGACGAATGGCCAGTGGACCGAAGGCTGGAAATCGGTGCCCTACTCGAAGTCGACCGACTATCTGGCCTACGGCGGCCGGCTGTATCTCCGGACGGCCACGCAGTTGACGACATTTCCGTTGTGGGACAACGGAATCGGCCCGATCGTCAGCTACACCGCGAACCCGGTTGCCCAGGGCACGAAGGAGACGAGCAGGTTGTGGGATCTGACGCCCTGCGGCGGGGACGCCATGTGCCTGATCGACGGCGGCAATCCGGTGGAGGAACGCGGCCGCAATCCGTACGAGCTGGTCGCGATCCAC
This genomic interval carries:
- a CDS encoding sigma-70 family RNA polymerase sigma factor: MDFGDFYQSTSRRTLRYAYGLTGNLQQAQDVTQEAYTRAWQRWRQVSGYDDAEAWLRVVVNRLVQDWWRHLGVRRRIRLEPMLPLPAPSEDTVLLTTALKQLPPAQRQALALHYLLDLSVAQIAAETGVSEGTVKSWLSRGRAGLADSLREEADAAGLRDAGQIAGAGRRRRRTKAIATVTAAGLAVIAVVTLAVAVVRSTRHDQPLNPSPSTTAHTLRRLGEPLPGSRQAAVEATVSGGRFFVAVADAHALTVTALDSATGRRVWQQQVPGRHDSIGGVVASDGFVVVYDAAIADDENGVISNQMNVLDPDTGELWWQREFADPDGNGPGLGEAPMGTAREVALVGEVNSGKLTALNWRTGTVRWTLPGDGSRTIGEVVTREDGYSGFGDSQYDATALTSVLRLSPSGELRRYSLTNGQWTEGWKSVPYSKSTDYLAYGGRLYLRTATQLTTFPLWDNGIGPIVSYTANPVAQGTKETSRLWDLTPCGGDAMCLIDGGNPVEERGRNPYELVAIHAGNTVNRVALDRDTFINTAGPYVLLSSGGLFDSALRQIAPQGQRTAWPVPTGTGQVLLVDRRTTDQGRWEQTALTLFDPVAARATSLGTIAMNPSWLATAPGRLVVETEAGIELYAY